GCTGGGTCCGCGCGACGGCGAAGAACACCGCGGCCGACCCGCCGCCGAAGCCGAACGGCAAGCTCGACGTCGGTGCCGCCGTCGGGCGCGAGGGAACGCTCGCCGTGGCGCGCGATCTCGGCTTCGGCCAGCCGTACCGCGGCGTCGTGCCGCTCGCGGGCGGCGAGATCGGCCTCGACCTCGCGACCTACCTCAAGGACTCGGAGCAGACGCCGACGGCGGTGCTGCTCGGCGTGCGCGTCGCCGCCGACGGCCGAGTGCTGCATTCCGGCGGGCTGCTCGTGCAGCTGATGCCCGGCTTCTCCGAGGAGCGGGCGATCGTGCTCGAATCGCGCCTCTCGGCCTTCGGCGAGTTGACGCGGAAGATGCAGGCCGGCGCGGGGCCGGCGGAGTGGATCGACGAGATCTTCGCCGCGACGGCCAAGGTCGAGGAGGAGACGCCGGTCCGCTTCCACTGCGGCTGCTCCCGCGACCGGGTGGAGCGGGCGCTCAAGCTGCTGGGGGCGAAGGAAGTCGGCGCGTTGATGCGCGACGCGGAATCGCGCCCGGCGCGGATCGTCTGCGAATTCTGCCGCACGGCCTACGACGTGCCGCGGGACGATCTGGCGCGCCTGCTGCTGGAGCTGGAGCGAGAGGCGCCTCCCGCGGCGCGCGCGTGATCCTCGAAGCGACTCGCGTCCCGCTCCTGAGCGCGGCGAATCCGCGTCGCGGCCATTGGGGACGCGCGTGATCCTCGAAGCGACGAGCCGCGGCGGCGAGGCGCGTCGGGTCGCGCGCCCGACGCTCGACGTTTCGCGGCCGCCGCGGACGGGACCGTGCGCTTCCTGACGACGGTCATTCTGCTGCTCGCCGCGCCCGGGGTGGCGCTCGAGCTGTGGCGCTCCGGGTGGGCGCTCTCCGCCGCGCCGCACTTCCCGTACCTCGCCGGCGGCCTCGCGGCCGGGCTGCTGCTCGAGGTCCTGTTCCTGCGCCGCGTCTGGCCGACCTTCGAGATCTTCGAGCACGAGCTGACGCACGCCCTCTTCGCGCTCCTCTGCCTGCGGCTGGTGACCGGCTTCGTCGTCCGCCGCTCCGGCGGCGAGGTCCGCTACCGCGGCCGCTTCGGCGGCAAGGCGGCCGACGACCTGATCGGCCTCGCCCCCTACGTCGCGCCGACCTTCACGCTGATCGGCGCCCTGCTGCGCCCCGTCTTCCCGCCCGCGTGGTTCCCGTGGTGCGATTTCGCGCTCGGCGCGACCCTCGGCTACCACGTCGGGAGCGCCCTCCGCGAAACCCGCGTCGCCTGGACCAAGCGCCGCTTCGCCTCGGCCGGCTCGGGCGAAGCGACCCGCAGCGACGTCGGCAAGCGCGGCTACGTCTTCAGCTTCGTCTTCATCGTCGTCGTCGGCGCCGCCCTCCACGGCCTCCTCTTCGACCTCCTCGCCTCCGGTCCCCGCGGCGCCCTCGCCTGGGCCTCCCACGTCTGGACGGACGGCCAGCCGCCGCTTCGGGCAGCGTGGGCCGCCGTCGCGGAATTCTCCGGCCGCCTTTTCTGAGAAGTGGTCAGGAAAAACTGATTCGGTCGGAGGGCCTTCCCCCCGAAGCAAATTCGGGGGACGCGGCGGAAT
This is a stretch of genomic DNA from bacterium. It encodes these proteins:
- a CDS encoding Hsp33 family molecular chaperone HslO; this encodes MLRAIAAEGGARVVAVETTGVAEKLRTVHSASPTMTAALGRAATGALLLAASLEKVTEKEPIVTLEIEGNGPAGKIIATASPAGWVRATAKNTAADPPPKPNGKLDVGAAVGREGTLAVARDLGFGQPYRGVVPLAGGEIGLDLATYLKDSEQTPTAVLLGVRVAADGRVLHSGGLLVQLMPGFSEERAIVLESRLSAFGELTRKMQAGAGPAEWIDEIFAATAKVEEETPVRFHCGCSRDRVERALKLLGAKEVGALMRDAESRPARIVCEFCRTAYDVPRDDLARLLLELEREAPPAARA
- a CDS encoding M50 family metallopeptidase, translated to MRFLTTVILLLAAPGVALELWRSGWALSAAPHFPYLAGGLAAGLLLEVLFLRRVWPTFEIFEHELTHALFALLCLRLVTGFVVRRSGGEVRYRGRFGGKAADDLIGLAPYVAPTFTLIGALLRPVFPPAWFPWCDFALGATLGYHVGSALRETRVAWTKRRFASAGSGEATRSDVGKRGYVFSFVFIVVVGAALHGLLFDLLASGPRGALAWASHVWTDGQPPLRAAWAAVAEFSGRLF